Proteins encoded within one genomic window of Amycolatopsis nigrescens CSC17Ta-90:
- the gcvH gene encoding glycine cleavage system protein GcvH: protein MSIPQDLGYTKEHEWIRSADGVAEVGITGFAAEALGDIVFVQLPAVGDTITAGEVCGEIESTKSVSELFAPASGEVVEINDAAVDSPELVNNDPFGQGWLFKVRAGELPELLDAAAYTALTEEG, encoded by the coding sequence GTGAGCATTCCCCAGGACCTCGGCTACACCAAGGAACACGAGTGGATCCGCAGCGCGGACGGGGTGGCCGAGGTCGGCATCACCGGCTTCGCCGCCGAGGCGCTCGGTGACATCGTGTTCGTGCAGCTGCCCGCCGTCGGGGACACCATCACCGCGGGCGAGGTCTGCGGCGAGATCGAGTCCACCAAGTCGGTCAGCGAGCTGTTCGCCCCGGCCAGCGGCGAGGTGGTCGAGATCAACGACGCCGCCGTGGACTCCCCGGAGCTGGTCAACAACGACCCGTTCGGCCAGGGCTGGCTGTTCAAGGTCCGCGCCGGAGAGCTGCCCGAGCTGCTGGACGCCGCCGCCTACACCGCGTTGACCGAGGAGGGCTGA
- the gcvT gene encoding glycine cleavage system aminomethyltransferase GcvT has translation MSTLSPLNDVHAELGATFTDFAGWSMPVRYGSELAEHKAVREAAGLFDLSHMAEIEVSGPEAALALDHALVGNLSSVKVGRARYSMLCRANGGVLDDLVVYRLEDRKFLVVANAGNAAVVAVELRDRADGYSAEVLDRSADTALIAVQGPHSAAIVTEVTGADLTELKYYASMPAVVRGHEVLLARTGYTGEDGFELYVPAAEAPDVWRILTEAGAPHGLLPAGLACRDTLRLEAGMPLYGNELSIEQTPFEANLGRVVKFEKPGDFVGRAALAEHRDAARERVLVGLKGTGRRAPRHGYRVLAGETEVGEVTSGALSPTLGYPIAMAYVPPALSEPGTSLSVDIRGRVEPVEVVATPFYKRTN, from the coding sequence GTGAGCACGCTCTCCCCACTGAACGACGTGCACGCCGAACTCGGTGCGACGTTCACCGACTTCGCGGGCTGGTCGATGCCGGTGCGCTACGGCAGCGAACTGGCCGAGCACAAGGCGGTCCGCGAGGCCGCCGGGCTGTTCGACCTGTCGCACATGGCCGAGATCGAGGTGTCCGGGCCGGAGGCCGCGCTGGCACTGGACCACGCGCTGGTCGGCAACCTGTCCTCGGTCAAGGTCGGCCGCGCCCGCTACAGCATGCTCTGCCGCGCCAACGGCGGGGTGCTGGACGACCTGGTGGTGTACCGGCTGGAGGACCGGAAGTTCCTGGTGGTCGCGAACGCCGGGAACGCCGCGGTGGTGGCGGTGGAGCTGCGGGACCGGGCGGACGGCTACTCGGCCGAGGTGCTGGACCGGTCCGCGGACACCGCGCTGATCGCGGTGCAGGGCCCGCACTCGGCGGCGATCGTCACCGAGGTGACCGGGGCGGACCTCACCGAGCTCAAGTACTACGCCAGCATGCCCGCGGTGGTGCGCGGGCACGAGGTGCTGCTCGCACGGACCGGCTACACCGGCGAAGACGGCTTCGAACTTTACGTGCCGGCGGCTGAAGCGCCCGATGTCTGGCGCATCCTGACCGAGGCCGGTGCCCCGCACGGCCTGCTGCCCGCCGGCCTCGCCTGCCGGGACACCCTGCGGCTGGAAGCCGGAATGCCGTTGTACGGCAACGAACTGAGCATCGAGCAGACGCCCTTCGAGGCGAACCTCGGCCGGGTGGTCAAGTTCGAGAAGCCGGGTGACTTCGTCGGCAGGGCCGCGCTGGCCGAACACCGCGACGCGGCCCGCGAGCGGGTGCTGGTCGGGCTCAAGGGCACCGGTCGCCGCGCGCCGCGGCACGGCTACCGGGTGCTGGCTGGGGAGACCGAGGTCGGCGAGGTGACCAGCGGCGCGCTGTCGCCGACCCTGGGCTACCCGATCGCGATGGCCTACGTGCCGCCCGCGCTGAGCGAGCCGGGTACCTCGCTGTCCGTGGACATCCGCGGCCGGGTCGAGCCGGTCGAAGTCGTCGCAACGCCGTTCTACAAGCGCACCAACTGA
- the lipA gene encoding lipoyl synthase yields MSALPEGRKLLRLEVRNSETPIEKKPSWIRTRARMGPEFTELKGLVRREGLHTVCEEAGCPNIYECWEDREATFLIGGDQCTRRCDFCQIDTGRPAVLDRAEPRKVAESVQAMGLRYSTVTGVARDDLADGGAWLYAETVRQIHELNPGTGVELLIPDFNNDPDQLREVFSSRPEVLAHNVETVPRIFKRIRPGFRYARSLAVLTAAREAGLVTKSNLILGMGETPEEVTAAMRDLVEAGCEILTITQYLRPSPRHHPVERWVKPEEFVEHSQAAEAMGFAGVMAGPLVRSSYRAGRLYAQAKAHRGEALPEHLHHLTQAGPATQEASSLLARR; encoded by the coding sequence ATGAGTGCCTTGCCTGAGGGGCGGAAGTTGTTGCGGCTTGAGGTTCGTAACAGTGAGACGCCGATTGAGAAGAAGCCGTCGTGGATTAGGACGCGGGCGCGGATGGGTCCGGAGTTCACGGAGTTGAAGGGTCTGGTGCGTCGTGAGGGTTTGCACACGGTGTGTGAGGAGGCGGGGTGCCCGAATATTTATGAGTGTTGGGAGGATCGGGAGGCGACGTTCCTGATTGGTGGGGATCAGTGCACGCGGCGGTGTGATTTCTGCCAGATCGATACGGGTCGTCCGGCTGTGTTGGATCGTGCTGAGCCGCGGAAGGTTGCGGAGTCGGTGCAGGCGATGGGGTTGCGGTATTCGACGGTGACCGGTGTCGCTCGTGACGACCTGGCTGACGGCGGTGCGTGGTTGTATGCGGAGACGGTGCGCCAGATCCATGAGTTGAACCCGGGGACGGGGGTGGAGTTGTTGATTCCGGATTTCAACAACGACCCCGACCAGCTGCGAGAGGTGTTCTCGTCTCGGCCTGAGGTGTTGGCGCACAATGTGGAGACGGTGCCCCGGATTTTCAAGCGGATCCGTCCCGGGTTCCGGTACGCCCGGTCGTTGGCGGTGTTGACCGCGGCGCGTGAGGCGGGGTTGGTGACGAAGTCGAACCTGATCCTGGGCATGGGCGAAACCCCCGAGGAGGTCACCGCGGCGATGCGGGATCTGGTCGAGGCCGGCTGTGAGATTTTGACGATCACGCAGTATCTGCGGCCCTCACCGCGGCATCACCCGGTGGAACGCTGGGTCAAACCCGAAGAGTTCGTCGAACACTCCCAAGCCGCCGAAGCCATGGGGTTCGCCGGGGTGATGGCCGGGCCGCTGGTGCGCTCGTCCTACCGGGCCGGGCGGCTGTACGCCCAGGCCAAAGCCCACCGCGGCGAAGCCCTACCCGAACACCTGCACCACCTCACCCAAGCCGGACCCGCCACCCAAGAAGCCAGCAGTTTATTAGCGAGAAGGTAG
- a CDS encoding FadR/GntR family transcriptional regulator, with translation MGAQADRAVDPGSTGANAGDALFRPVRAGNAFEETVERLLQAVRLGVVGAGERLPSERELAERLGVSRVTLREAIRALADAGYVESRRGRYGGTFVNESLPAPREHGRRMDAAALEDALSLRHVLETGAAELAAARSLTPADRRHLTGTLAESCAADLTDYRRKDSRLHLAVAEVTASGSLTTAMADARMRINQLLDEIPLLEPNLQHSNVQHEAIVDAILAGDPAAARRAMAEHIEGTASLLRGFLN, from the coding sequence GTGGGCGCGCAGGCCGACCGTGCGGTGGACCCCGGTTCCACCGGGGCGAACGCCGGCGATGCCCTGTTCCGGCCGGTGCGGGCCGGCAACGCCTTCGAGGAGACCGTCGAGCGGCTGCTACAGGCGGTCCGGCTCGGCGTGGTTGGCGCGGGGGAGCGGCTGCCTTCGGAACGCGAGCTGGCCGAGCGGCTCGGGGTCAGCCGGGTCACCCTGCGCGAGGCGATCCGGGCGCTGGCCGACGCGGGTTACGTTGAGTCCCGGCGCGGCCGGTACGGCGGCACCTTCGTCAACGAGAGCCTGCCCGCGCCGCGCGAGCACGGCCGCCGGATGGACGCGGCCGCACTGGAGGACGCGCTGAGCCTGCGGCACGTGCTGGAGACCGGCGCCGCCGAGCTGGCCGCCGCCCGCTCGCTCACCCCGGCCGACCGGAGGCATCTTACCGGCACTTTGGCCGAGTCCTGTGCCGCCGACCTGACGGACTACCGGCGCAAGGACTCCCGGCTGCACCTGGCCGTCGCCGAGGTCACCGCCTCCGGTTCGCTGACCACCGCGATGGCGGACGCGCGCATGCGGATCAACCAGCTGCTGGACGAAATCCCTTTGCTGGAGCCGAATCTGCAGCATTCGAACGTCCAGCACGAGGCCATTGTGGACGCGATACTGGCCGGCGACCCGGCCGCCGCGCGGCGCGCGATGGCCGAGCACATCGAGGGCACCGCGTCCCTGCTGCGCGGTTTCCTGAACTAG
- the glyA gene encoding serine hydroxymethyltransferase, translating to MDTFAAGLSTVDPEVAAAVAAELDRQQSTLEMIASENFAPVGVLEAQGSVLTNKYAEGYPGRRYYGGCEHVDVVEQLAIDRAKELFGAEYANVQPHSGAQANAAAMVALLEPGDTILGLDLAHGGHLTHGMRINFSGKLYNVVAYHVDAETGLVDLAEVERLAAEHRPKLIIAGWSAYPRQLDFAEFRRIADTVDAKLMVDMAHFAGLVAAGLHPSPVPYADVVTTTTHKTLGGPRGGIILGRQELAKKFNSAVFPGQQGGPLEHVIAAKAVALKIAASEQFRERQQRVLDGAKTLAARLSHPDCRAAGVRVLTGGTDVHLVLVDLVESALDGKQAEDRLHSVGITVNRNAVPFDPRPPMITSGLRIGTPALATRGFGPEDFSEVADIIAVALKHDFDSSTEETLRERVGLLVKKHPLYTGLSS from the coding sequence ATGGACACCTTCGCCGCCGGACTGTCCACTGTAGACCCCGAGGTGGCCGCCGCGGTGGCGGCCGAGCTGGACCGGCAGCAGTCCACCCTGGAGATGATCGCGTCGGAGAACTTCGCGCCGGTCGGCGTGCTCGAGGCGCAGGGCTCGGTGCTGACCAACAAGTACGCCGAGGGCTATCCCGGCCGGCGCTACTACGGCGGCTGCGAGCACGTGGACGTCGTCGAGCAGCTCGCGATCGACAGGGCGAAGGAGCTTTTCGGCGCCGAGTACGCGAACGTGCAGCCGCATTCCGGGGCGCAGGCCAACGCGGCCGCGATGGTCGCGCTGCTGGAGCCCGGCGACACCATCCTCGGCCTCGATCTGGCGCACGGCGGGCACCTCACGCACGGCATGCGGATCAACTTCTCCGGCAAGCTCTACAACGTGGTCGCCTACCACGTGGACGCCGAGACCGGGCTGGTCGACCTGGCCGAGGTCGAGCGGCTGGCCGCGGAGCACCGGCCGAAGCTGATCATCGCCGGGTGGTCGGCGTACCCCCGTCAGCTCGACTTCGCCGAGTTCCGCCGGATCGCGGACACGGTGGACGCCAAGCTGATGGTCGACATGGCGCATTTCGCCGGCCTGGTGGCCGCCGGGCTGCACCCGAGCCCGGTGCCCTACGCCGACGTGGTGACCACTACCACGCACAAAACCCTCGGCGGCCCGCGCGGCGGCATCATCCTCGGCCGCCAGGAACTGGCCAAGAAGTTCAACTCCGCGGTGTTCCCCGGGCAGCAGGGCGGGCCGCTGGAACACGTGATCGCGGCCAAGGCGGTGGCGCTGAAGATCGCCGCGAGCGAGCAGTTCCGCGAGCGCCAGCAGCGCGTGCTCGACGGCGCGAAGACCCTGGCGGCAAGGCTTTCGCACCCCGACTGCCGTGCCGCCGGGGTCCGCGTGCTCACCGGCGGCACCGACGTGCACCTGGTGCTGGTGGACCTGGTCGAGTCCGCTTTGGACGGCAAGCAGGCGGAGGACCGGCTGCACTCGGTGGGGATCACGGTGAACCGCAACGCGGTGCCGTTCGACCCCCGGCCGCCGATGATCACCTCCGGGCTGCGGATCGGCACCCCGGCGCTGGCCACCCGCGGCTTCGGGCCGGAGGACTTCAGCGAGGTCGCGGACATCATCGCGGTGGCGCTGAAGCACGATTTCGACTCCTCGACCGAAGAAACGCTTCGCGAACGCGTCGGGCTGCTGGTCAAGAAGCACCCGCTCTACACCGGGTTGTCGTCATGA
- a CDS encoding DUF1707 SHOCT-like domain-containing protein produces the protein MSEVSEVLEPDRHAAQARLEQAVGEGRLTLDEYVDRVDLVWHAETAEEVQRALAELPVPLHRGEHKGRMTVSAVFDDIRRRGRFALSSGDRVTAVFGDVRLDLRQAVLTEAVVRLEVSATFGDVRVTVPPGIEIEVKSFAPLGDRDIQVAQQPRVPGSPRLRLNVRTLFGDVKVRTDV, from the coding sequence ATGTCGGAGGTTTCGGAGGTTCTGGAGCCCGACCGCCATGCCGCGCAGGCCCGGCTGGAACAGGCGGTGGGGGAGGGCAGGCTCACCCTGGACGAGTACGTGGACCGGGTGGATCTGGTGTGGCACGCCGAAACGGCCGAGGAAGTCCAGCGCGCGCTGGCCGAGCTGCCCGTCCCGCTGCACCGCGGAGAGCACAAGGGCCGGATGACCGTCAGCGCGGTGTTCGACGACATCAGGCGCCGCGGCCGGTTCGCGTTGTCCTCCGGTGACCGGGTGACCGCCGTCTTCGGGGACGTGCGGCTGGACCTGCGCCAGGCCGTGCTCACCGAGGCCGTGGTGCGGCTGGAGGTGTCGGCCACCTTCGGCGACGTCCGGGTCACCGTGCCGCCGGGCATCGAGATCGAGGTCAAGAGCTTCGCGCCGCTGGGCGACCGGGACATCCAGGTGGCCCAGCAGCCGCGGGTGCCGGGCAGCCCCCGGCTGCGGCTGAACGTGCGCACCCTGTTCGGGGACGTGAAGGTCCGCACGGACGTCTGA
- a CDS encoding ABC transporter ATP-binding protein, translating to MTFPIETKELTKRYGELLAVDRMSLTVLPGEVYGFLGPNGAGKTTTLRMLLGLMRPTAGEIRLFGRPPGNLDGVGALIESPGFYPYLSGRENLRVLARYAGVDKARVPVVLEMVDLTERGGDRYSAYSLGMKQRLGVAAALLKDPKLLILDEPTNGLDPAGMADMRMLIRRLGAAGCTVLLSSHLLGEVQQICDRVGVVSKGKLVAENTVAELRGASVLRVVADPVELAAKVLRERIGEDRVRVVDGGLDLTVEPERAAWVNRELLEAGAEVSELRVRERDLEQVFFELTGEVVDHVG from the coding sequence ATGACCTTCCCGATCGAAACCAAAGAGCTCACGAAGCGGTACGGCGAGCTGCTCGCCGTGGACCGCATGAGCCTGACCGTGCTGCCCGGCGAGGTGTACGGCTTCCTTGGCCCGAACGGGGCGGGCAAGACGACCACCCTGCGCATGCTGCTCGGCCTGATGCGGCCCACCGCCGGTGAGATCCGGCTGTTCGGCCGCCCGCCCGGCAACCTGGACGGGGTCGGCGCGCTGATCGAGTCGCCCGGCTTCTACCCGTACCTGTCCGGCCGGGAGAACCTGCGGGTGCTGGCGCGGTACGCCGGGGTGGACAAGGCCAGGGTGCCGGTGGTGCTCGAGATGGTCGACCTCACCGAACGTGGCGGCGACCGCTATTCGGCCTACTCGCTGGGCATGAAGCAGCGGCTCGGGGTCGCGGCCGCACTGCTGAAGGACCCGAAGCTGCTGATCCTGGACGAGCCGACGAACGGCCTCGACCCGGCCGGGATGGCCGACATGCGGATGCTGATCCGCCGGCTCGGCGCGGCGGGCTGCACGGTGCTGCTGTCCAGCCACCTGCTCGGCGAGGTCCAGCAGATCTGCGACCGGGTCGGCGTGGTGTCGAAGGGCAAGCTGGTCGCCGAGAACACGGTCGCCGAACTGCGCGGGGCCTCGGTCCTGCGGGTGGTCGCCGACCCGGTCGAGCTGGCCGCCAAGGTGCTGCGCGAGCGGATCGGCGAAGACCGGGTGCGGGTGGTCGACGGCGGGCTCGACCTGACCGTCGAGCCGGAACGGGCGGCCTGGGTCAACCGCGAGCTGCTGGAGGCCGGTGCCGAGGTCAGCGAGCTGCGGGTCCGCGAGCGGGACCTGGAACAGGTGTTCTTCGAGCTGACCGGAGAGGTTGTCGACCATGTGGGGTAG
- a CDS encoding L-serine ammonia-lyase, whose product MAISVFDLFSIGIGPSSSHTVGPMRAARTFVDGLAAEGALDRTARVKAELFGSLGATGHGHGSDKAVLLGLSGERPESVDTGTVAGRVADIRSTGRLFLLGTREITFTEDTDLVMHRRKALPAHPNGMTFAAFDQAGETLRERTYYSVGGGFVRDETYADQPVIIEDGTPLPYPFRTGADLLAHCRETGLPVSEIMLRNELSWRSREEVRAGLLEIWQVMTECVHNGCARDGVLPGGLKVPRRARSLHEKLLTEDGVGDSLYAMDWVSLYALAVNEENASGGRVVTAPTNGAAGIIPAVLHYYRQFIKGADDDGVVTFLLTAGALGSILKQTGSISGAEVGCQGEVGSASAMAAAGLTELLGGSPAQVENAAEIGVEHHLGLTCDPVGGLVQIPCIERNAVGAAKAIHAARMAMRGDGSHIVTLDKAIKTMRETGADMKVKYKETSRGGLAVNVIEC is encoded by the coding sequence ATGGCGATCAGCGTTTTCGATCTGTTCTCGATCGGCATCGGCCCTTCCAGCTCGCACACCGTGGGCCCGATGCGGGCCGCACGGACCTTTGTGGACGGTCTCGCCGCGGAAGGCGCGCTGGACCGCACGGCCAGGGTCAAGGCGGAACTGTTCGGCTCGCTCGGCGCCACCGGGCACGGCCACGGCAGCGACAAGGCCGTGCTGCTCGGCCTGTCCGGGGAGCGGCCGGAGTCGGTGGACACCGGCACCGTGGCCGGCCGTGTCGCCGACATCCGCAGCACCGGCAGGCTGTTCCTGCTCGGCACCAGGGAGATCACCTTCACCGAGGACACCGACCTGGTCATGCACCGGCGCAAGGCGCTGCCGGCACACCCGAACGGGATGACCTTCGCCGCCTTCGACCAGGCCGGTGAAACGCTGCGGGAACGGACCTACTACTCGGTGGGCGGCGGGTTCGTCCGCGACGAGACCTACGCCGACCAGCCGGTGATCATCGAGGACGGCACCCCGCTGCCGTACCCGTTCCGCACCGGCGCCGACCTCCTCGCGCACTGCCGGGAGACCGGGCTGCCGGTCAGCGAGATCATGCTGCGCAACGAACTGTCCTGGCGCAGCCGCGAAGAGGTCAGGGCGGGCCTGCTGGAGATCTGGCAGGTGATGACCGAATGCGTGCACAACGGCTGCGCACGCGACGGCGTGCTGCCCGGCGGGCTGAAGGTGCCGCGCCGGGCCAGGTCGCTGCACGAGAAACTGCTCACCGAGGACGGCGTCGGCGACTCGCTGTACGCGATGGACTGGGTCAGTCTCTATGCGCTGGCGGTGAACGAGGAGAACGCCTCCGGCGGTCGGGTGGTCACCGCGCCCACCAACGGCGCGGCCGGCATCATCCCCGCCGTACTGCACTATTATCGCCAGTTCATCAAGGGCGCCGACGACGACGGAGTGGTGACCTTTCTGCTCACCGCGGGTGCGCTCGGCTCGATCCTCAAGCAGACCGGGTCCATCTCCGGCGCCGAGGTCGGCTGCCAGGGCGAGGTCGGCTCGGCCAGCGCGATGGCCGCGGCCGGGCTCACCGAACTGCTCGGCGGCAGCCCGGCACAGGTGGAGAACGCCGCCGAGATCGGCGTTGAACACCACCTCGGGCTGACCTGCGACCCGGTCGGCGGCCTGGTCCAGATCCCGTGCATCGAACGCAACGCGGTCGGCGCGGCCAAGGCCATCCACGCGGCCAGGATGGCGATGCGCGGCGACGGCAGCCATATCGTCACCCTGGACAAGGCGATCAAGACCATGCGCGAGACCGGCGCGGACATGAAGGTCAAGTACAAGGAGACCTCGCGCGGCGGCCTCGCCGTCAACGTGATCGAGTGCTGA